A single Drechmeria coniospora strain ARSEF 6962 chromosome 03, whole genome shotgun sequence DNA region contains:
- a CDS encoding sphingosine kinase, with protein MDNGNFIRSSDALSLALSDNRELTISRGHLVLHDPAAEKSQRSSSSCIAITTDASGKKLIPLYNILWAEVLGSQLYVDYAAQSSKTTIKLEKWVYDTDATTKTCHGPTANEFVSALNSRAYADAQAKKRALVLINPNAGPGGALRKWDRDVKPLFDAARMHMDIVVLSRGGEAAELAENINIERYDTIVACSGDGTPHEIFNGLARRPDAQVALAKIAVSHIPCGSGNAMACNLYGSHRPAFAALAIVKGIVTPLDLVSITQRNRRIISFLSQALGIIAESDLATEHLRWMGTKRFGFGVITRIFRKRCYPCDLAVKVEVDKKKGVRAHYQRHTTNFSHGKLRAENCKGFLNGDNQGLPPLKYGTVEDKLPEKWELVSIWVPRLTKLQMAYMAPEMNFFSAAVASDGCMDLITIDGDLAPLTATKILMSVENGKFFDNPHVTYKKISAYRIIPRNQEDGYISIDGERVPFEPFQAEVHQGLGRVISKRGVLEGTGPAISSSLLET; from the exons ATGGATAATGGCAACTTCATCAGAAGCTCTGATGCCCTGTCTTTGGCACTTAGTGATAATAGGGAACTGACTATTAGCAGAGGACATCTGGTCCTCCATG ACCCGGCTGCCGAAAAGTCTCAAaggagctcctcgtcctgtATTGCAATCACCACAG ATGCGTCTGGAAAGAAGCTGATCCCTCTTTACAACATCTTGTGGGCGGAGGTTTTGGGTAGCCAGCTATATGTCGACTATGCTGCTCAATCGTCCAAGACGACCATTAAACTCGAGAAGTGGGTCTATGATACAGATGCCACGACAAAGACTTGCCATGGTCCAACTGCAAACGAGTTTGTTTCTGCTCTCAATTCTCGGGCCTATGCCGATGCACAGGCGAAAAAGCGAGCCCTCGTACTCATCAACCCCAATGCCGGGCCTGGGGGCGCCTTGCGCAAGTGGGATCGCGATGTGAAGCCCCTCTTTGACGCTGCCAGAATGCATATGGACATCGTTGTATTGTCcaggggcggcgaggccgccgagttGGCAGAAAATATCAACATCGAAAGGTATGACACCATCGTTGCTTGTTCTGGTGATGGCACGCCACATGAAATTTTCAATGGCTTAGCCCGACGCCCTGATGCCCAGGTAGCTCTGGCAAAGATTGCCGTGAGCCACATTCCTTGTGGCTCGGGTAATGCCATGGCATGCAATCTCTACGGCTCCCACCGGCCAGCCTTTGCTGCTCTGGCCATCGTAAAGGGAATCGTCACGCCTTTAGATCTTGTGTCCATCACACAGCGCAATCGACGCATCATATCATTTCTCTCCCAAGCCCTTGGCATTATCGCCGAAAGTGACCTTGCCACCGAACACCTACGATGGATGGGAACCAAACGATTTGGTTTTGGTGTCATTACTCGCATTTTTCGCAAACGATGCTACCCGTGTGACTTGGCTGTCAAAGTCGAGGTCGACAAGAAAAAAGGTGTTAGGGCCCACTACCAACGACACACAACCAACTTCAGTCATGGAAAGTTGCGAGCAGAAAATTGCAAGGGTTTTCTGAATGGGGATAATCAAGGTCTCCCGCCATTGAAGTATGGTACAGTTGAGGACAAGCTGCCGGAGAAATGGGAGCTCGTTTC TATCTGGGTGCCCAGGTTGACCAAGCTACAGATGGCATATATGGCACCCGAAATGAACTTCTTCTCTGCAGCTGTAGCTTCGGATGGATGCATGGATCTTATAACTATTGACGGCGATCTTGCACCGCTAACTGCTACCAAAATTCTCATGTCAGTTGAGAATGGCAAATTCTTTGACAATCCACATGTTACATATAAGAAGATTTCAGCATATCGCATTATTCCTCGTAATCAAGAGGATGGGTATATTAGTATTGACGGTGAGCGAGTCCCATTTGAACCATTTCAGGCCGAGGTGCACCAGGGACTAGGTCGGGTTATTTCGAAGCGGGGTGTTTTGGAGGGAACTGGTCCTGCTATTTCAAGCTCTTTGTTAGAGACATAG